One window of Phalacrocorax aristotelis chromosome 26, bGulAri2.1, whole genome shotgun sequence genomic DNA carries:
- the PRPH gene encoding peripherin, whose amino-acid sequence MSRGGRAPNLRRALGAPPPPLTAAPGRLAAAAAARSAEREELAALNDRFAAFLERVRALERQNGALRAALGRAAAATAPRTAGLVQGELRGLRERLQRLGRDRDRLQAERDGLATDLAALQQRLENETQKREDAEKSLVLFRKDVDDATLSRLELERKVELLMDEIGFLKKLHEEELRDLEVSAPSPAVPAEVEVCKPELTAALREIRTQYESIAVKNLQEAEEWYKSKFADLSDAANRNHEALRLAKQEMNESRRQIQSLTCEVDGLKGMNEALQRQMREMEDEFGEEIGNYQDVVGRLEQEIQQMKEEMARHLREYQDLLNVKMALDIEIATYRKLLEGEESRITVPLPPATSFSMRSSVLEPQPAESPARRMVLIKTIETRDGQQVVTESHKERAEPGK is encoded by the exons ATGAGCCGCGGCGGTCGCGCCCCCAACCTGCGCCGCGCCCtcggggcgccgccgccgcccctcacCGCGGCTCCGGggcggctggcggcggcggcggcggcgcggagcgCGGAGCGGGAGGAGCTGGCGGCGCTGAACGATCGCTTCGCCGCTTTCCTAGAGCGGGTGCGGGCGCTGGAGCGGCAGAACGGGGCCCTGCGAGCCGCCCtgggccgcgccgccgccgccaccgcgcCCCGCACCGCCGGGCTGGTGCAGGGCGagctgcgggggctgcgggagcgGCTGCAGCGCCTCGGCCGCGACCGCGACCGGCTCCAGGCCGAGCGAGACGGGCTGGCCACCGACCTGGCGGCCCTGCAGCAGCG GCTGGAGAACGAGACGCAGAAGCGGGAGGATGCGGAGAAAAGCCTGGTGCTGTTCCGCAag GATGTGGATGATGCCACACTGTCCCGCCTGGAGCTGGAGCGCAAGGTTGAGCTGCTGATGGATGAGATTGGCTTCCTCAAGAAGCTGCATGAGGAG GAGCTGCGGGACCTGGAGGTGAGTGCCCCCAGCCCGGCGGTGCCGGCAGAGGTGGAGGTCTGCAAGCCGGAGCTGACGGCCGCGCTGCGGGAGATCCGCACCCAGTACGAGAGCATTGCCGTGAAGAACCTGCAGGAAGCTGAGGAGTGGTACAAGTCAAAG TTTGCCGACCTCTCGGACGCAGCCAACCGCAACCACGAGGCGCTGCGGCTGGCCAAGCAGGAGATGAATGAGTCCCGGCGGCAGATCCAGAGCCTCACCTGTGAGGTGGACGGGCTGAAGGGCATG AATGAGGCGCTGCAGCGGCAGATGCGGGAGATGGAGGATGAGTTTGGCGAGGAGATCGGGAACTACCAGGACGTGGTGGGgcggctggagcaggagatCCAGCAGATGAAGGAAGAAATGGCGCGGCACCTGCGCGAGTACCAGGACCTGCTTAACGTCAAGATGGCCCTGGACATTGAGATCGCCACATACCGCAAGCTGCTGGAGGGCGAGGAAAGCCG GATCACCgtccccctgccccctgccACCTCCTTCAGCATGAGAAGTTCAG TGCTGGAGCCGCAGCCTGCGGAGAGCCCTGCACGGAGGATGGTGCTCATCAAAACCATCGAGACGCGGGACGGGCAG CAGGTGGTGACAGAGTCGCACAAGGAGCGAGCGGAGCCAGGGAAGTGA
- the C1QL4 gene encoding complement C1q-like protein 4 codes for MVLVLLVAIPLLVHSSKAAAHYEMLGSCRMVCDPYPGPELPAASPPPFLPGAKGEPGRKGRTGVRGPPGPPGPRGPPGEPGRPGPPGPPGPGPGGYIPSFYSPKIAFYAGLRKPHEGYEVLRFDDVVTNVGNYYEPSSGKFTCPLPGIYFFTYHVLMRGGDGTSMWADLMKNGQVQASTAAGTPVTVPPWYPWYPHPAPHSPSLTLFQPSSSTPVSLCIST; via the coding sequence atggtgctggtgctgctggtggccaTCCCGCTGCTGGTGCACAGCTCCAAGGCGGCCGCGCACTACGAGATGCTGGGCAGCTGCCGCATGGTTTGCGACCCCTACCCCGGCCCCGAGctgcccgccgcctccccgccgccctTCCTGCCCGGCGCCAAGGGCGAGCCGGGGCGCAAGGGCCGCACCGGCGTGCGGGGTCCCCCTGGACCGCCGGGACCGCGGGGGCCGCCGGGTGAGCCGGGCCGGCCGGGGCCACCGGGGCCACCGGGTCCGGGTCCCGGGGGGTACATCCCCTCCTTCTACAGCCCCAAGATCGCCTTCTACGCGGGGCTGCGGAAGCCCCACGAGGGCTATGAGGTGCTGCGCTTCGACGACGTGGTCACCAACGTGGGCAACTACTACGAGCCCTCGAGTGGGAAGTTCACCTGCCCCCTGCCCGGCATCTACTTCTTCACCTACCACGTCCTCATGCGCGGCGGCGATGGCACCAGCATGTGGGCCGACCTCATGAAGAACGGGCAGGTACAGGCCAGCACCGCCGCTGGCACCCCCGTGACGGTTCCTCCCTGGTATCCCTGGTacccccaccctgctccccacagcccatCCCTCACCCTGTTCCAGCCCAGCTCCTCCACCCCCGTTTCTCTGTGCATCTCCACCTAg